A stretch of SAR202 cluster bacterium DNA encodes these proteins:
- a CDS encoding M24 family metallopeptidase, which produces MGNGLADAISSAQEYMAGRPVDGWLLYDYRGMNAVFWDTVGPISNVTRPCWLWVPKGGQARFLVGFVDQGRFGRLGVPVILFRGRENMVSELRAMLAGAVRVAMEYSPMAELPRASRVDAGIVELVRSLGVEVVSSADIFQHATQRWTEPQLQSHLEAARHLSAIVHEAFDCIGVNLGTGVTEHDVADFIRKRFGEVGLEVTDGPIVAVNDHASDPHFEPTPENARQIKRGDWVLIDLWARMAGEDTMYSDITWTAYVGDRVPERHRKVFEAVIGARDAAVDAIAAAFQAGRPVQGWELDRVARDYIDRAGYGKYFNHRLGHSLGREVHGNAVNLDSWETRDTRFLLPGLAVTAEPGIYLPEFGVRSEIDIYITEKDPQITTDVQHDVVLISG; this is translated from the coding sequence ATGGGAAACGGCCTCGCAGACGCAATATCCAGCGCGCAGGAGTATATGGCCGGCCGGCCGGTGGACGGCTGGCTGCTGTACGACTACCGGGGAATGAATGCGGTCTTCTGGGATACCGTCGGCCCCATTTCGAACGTCACCCGCCCGTGCTGGCTCTGGGTACCGAAGGGAGGCCAGGCGCGCTTTCTCGTCGGCTTCGTTGACCAGGGCAGGTTCGGCCGGCTCGGAGTGCCGGTTATCCTCTTCAGGGGCCGTGAGAACATGGTCTCCGAGCTTCGCGCAATGCTTGCAGGGGCCGTGCGAGTCGCCATGGAGTACTCCCCCATGGCGGAGCTGCCCCGGGCATCCAGGGTCGACGCAGGCATCGTAGAGCTCGTCCGCAGCCTCGGCGTGGAGGTTGTCTCCTCCGCCGACATCTTCCAGCACGCCACGCAGCGCTGGACCGAGCCGCAGCTGCAGTCCCACCTGGAGGCCGCCCGCCACCTCAGCGCCATCGTGCACGAAGCGTTCGACTGCATAGGCGTGAACCTTGGGACTGGCGTAACCGAGCACGACGTCGCGGACTTCATCCGCAAGCGCTTCGGCGAGGTGGGGCTGGAGGTCACGGACGGCCCCATCGTCGCCGTCAATGACCATGCTTCCGACCCGCACTTCGAGCCCACGCCGGAGAACGCGCGGCAGATCAAACGAGGCGACTGGGTGCTCATCGACCTCTGGGCGCGGATGGCGGGCGAGGATACTATGTACAGCGACATCACATGGACGGCGTACGTGGGGGACAGGGTCCCGGAGCGCCACCGCAAGGTCTTCGAAGCGGTGATCGGCGCGCGCGACGCGGCGGTGGATGCCATAGCGGCGGCATTTCAGGCGGGCAGGCCCGTGCAGGGGTGGGAGCTGGACAGGGTGGCGCGGGACTACATCGACCGCGCGGGCTATGGAAAATACTTCAACCACCGCCTGGGCCACAGCCTGGGTCGCGAGGTCCACGGCAACGCCGTCAACCTGGATAGCTGGGAGACCCGTGATACGCGCTTCCTGCTCCCTGGCCTCGCCGTCACGGCGGAGCCCGGCATCTACCTCCCGGAGTTCGGCGTCCGCTCGGAGATAGACATCTACATCACTGAGAAGGACCCGCAAATAACAACGGACGTGCAACACGATGTGGTCTTGATCAGTGGATAG
- a CDS encoding NYN domain-containing protein — translation MCNIHGAAGGGMLILVKAMVFIDGSWLYHCRSILRRDIGDPEFAIDYRKLPLTLLARLRKEMTVSEIDLVRVHFFASLPKGYASEDTDLVAGQQDFYDRLEEEPNYEVDISNIDFKGRRLKAEDRDPYDSFVPREKRIDVALACAVLYNAMLPGVYDVAVALIGDEDYVPALQQVRRLGKRVMIASVRGSCDEVYVDPVDPLRLRDFPTIFLNDILPEIRMDYDTIQLECQSPQHVGDRHFLTRYHPRPGERIYCDVCRARFAQERAQAEAQLGEPIPQNVLEHARPGYRVGRISYLNYTGGYGFIRVDGGGDYYFHVTNLAEIQFESLKAMQIVQFKVDKAPSPENQNRGNASEVWLLAT, via the coding sequence ATGTGCAACATTCACGGCGCCGCCGGTGGAGGGATGTTAATTTTGGTTAAAGCAATGGTCTTTATCGATGGGAGCTGGCTCTACCACTGCAGATCGATCCTTAGACGAGACATCGGCGATCCAGAGTTCGCGATAGACTACCGCAAGCTGCCCCTCACTCTACTTGCGCGCCTCCGCAAAGAGATGACCGTCAGCGAGATAGACCTCGTGCGTGTGCACTTTTTCGCCAGCCTGCCTAAAGGGTACGCGTCCGAGGATACCGACCTCGTCGCCGGGCAGCAGGACTTCTACGACCGGCTGGAAGAGGAGCCCAACTACGAGGTAGATATCTCGAATATAGATTTCAAAGGACGCAGGCTGAAGGCCGAGGACCGCGACCCGTACGATTCATTCGTTCCCCGCGAGAAGCGCATCGACGTTGCTCTCGCATGCGCCGTCCTGTACAACGCAATGCTGCCGGGGGTGTACGACGTCGCGGTCGCACTGATCGGGGACGAGGACTACGTCCCTGCGCTGCAACAGGTGAGGCGGCTCGGGAAGCGGGTGATGATCGCGAGCGTCCGTGGCAGCTGTGACGAAGTTTACGTGGACCCGGTTGACCCGCTGAGGCTGCGGGACTTCCCTACCATCTTCCTGAACGACATCCTGCCCGAGATAAGAATGGACTACGACACGATCCAGCTCGAGTGCCAGTCGCCGCAGCACGTGGGCGACCGCCACTTCCTGACGCGCTACCACCCACGCCCCGGGGAACGCATCTACTGCGATGTGTGCCGGGCGCGCTTTGCGCAGGAGCGCGCGCAGGCCGAGGCGCAGCTTGGCGAGCCGATCCCCCAGAATGTCCTGGAGCACGCCAGGCCCGGGTACCGCGTGGGACGCATATCCTACCTTAACTATACCGGCGGGTACGGCTTCATCCGCGTCGACGGAGGCGGGGACTACTATTTCCACGTCACAAACCTGGCGGAGATCCAGTTCGAGTCGCTGAAGGCGATGCAGATCGTCCAGTTCAAGGTGGACAAGGCGCCGTCCCCGGAGAACCAGAACCGCGGCAACGCCAGCGAGGTGTGGCTGCTGGCGACGTAG